Proteins from one Triticum aestivum cultivar Chinese Spring chromosome 7A, IWGSC CS RefSeq v2.1, whole genome shotgun sequence genomic window:
- the LOC123148153 gene encoding putative disease resistance protein RGA4, translating to MASILDYLVKSCAKKLEAIITDEAVLILGVQEDLKQMQRTMTQIQCFLDDAEQRGTQESAVNNWLGELRGAMYYADDIVDLARSEGGKLLLEWDPSSSSRKATTCSGLPFLNCISPIQKRHKIGVQIRDFNTQLDKISNLGERFLKLANMQPKPQVLTVKHIRTSHLVEPNLVGKETLHACKSLVELVIAHKGKKPYKVGIVGTGGIGKTTLAQKVYNDRELKGTFSNQAWICVSQEYSEISLLKEVLRNFGVPHEQDETVGELSSKLAVAITDKSFFIVLDDVWQPAVWTNLLRTPLHAAATGVILVTTRHDTVAHAIGVEDVHRVELMSADIGWELLWKSMNIDEERDVESLRNIGVEIVHKCGRLPLAIKVTASILATKEKSEREWRKVAKRSAWSRGNLPTELRGALYLSYDDLPRYLKQCFLYVASYPEDCRMSRDDLIRFWVAEGYVEEHEEQLQEDTAEEYYYELIHRNLLQPDHFYADRSWCKMHDLLRQLAQHISGEESFCGDPQSLGPTTLSKLRHVSVVTNKDYVALPNMDKVMIRARTLLIFSIKRSSVENTIFRRLSCIRVLDLTNSSIQSIPDSIGSLIHLRLLDINDTNTSYLSESIGSLMNLQTLNLERCKALHSLPLAITELCNLRRLGLTSTPINQVPKGIGRLEFLNDLGGFPISGGSDNGKTQDGWKLEELEHLSQLRQLAMINLERATPRTRHSLLADKKYLKRLRLYCRVTYEPDTEDVENIEKVFEQLSPSHNLEYLVIDGFFGRRYPTWLGTTHVSSLVYLTLRDCNSCVHLPSIGQLPSLRYLKIHGAAAVTKIGPEFVSCRGANPTSTDAVVAFPKLETLRIQDMPSWEEWSFVEEGEEDGYVEMRKGGALSPKMQMLPCLKLLILEGCPKLRALPQQLGQEATSLKSLYLKGASCLKVLEDFPFLSEMLVIAGCQVLERVSNLTKLRELRVTGSPNLNLKFVEGLRLQQLWLDAQHLYPVGAGASRAAEET from the coding sequence ATGGCAAGCATACTAGATTATCTTGTCAAATCATGTGCCAAGAAGTTGGAAGCTATCATTACGGATGAGGCAGTTCTGATTCTAGGAGTACAAGAAGACCTCAAACAAATGCAGCGAACAATGACCCAGATACAATGCTTTCTCGATGATGCCGAACAAAGGGGAACACAAgagtcagcagttaataactggctTGGTGAGCTGAGAGGTGCTATGTATTATGCCGACGATATTGTCGACTTGGCGAGATCTGAAGGCGGAAAGCTTCTACTGGAATGGGATCCTTCATCGTCATCAAGAAAGGCAACTACATGCAGTGGCCTTCCGTTTCTCAATTGCATCTCTCCTATTCAGAAGCGTCACAAGATTGGTGTTCAAATCCGGGACTTCAATACTCAACTTGACAAGATTTCAAACTTGGGTGAAAGATTTCTCAAGCTTGCAAATATGCAGCCTAAACCACAAGTTCTGACTGTGAAGCATATAAGAACTAGCCACCTTGTGGAGCCTAATCTTGTGGGAAAGGAAACTTTACACGCTTGCAAAAGTTTGGTTGAACTGGTTATTGCACACAAGGGAAAGAAGCCATACAAGGTTGGTATTGTTGGAACAGGAGGGATTGGGAAGACAACTCTAGCCCAAAAAGTATATAATGACCGAGAATTAAAAGGAACCTTTAGCAACCAAGCATGGATATGTGTTTCTCAGGAGTACTCTGAAATATCTCTTTTGAAGGAAGTCCTGCGGAATTTTGGGGTACCCCATGAGCAAGATGAAACTGTGGGAGAGCTCAGCAGCAAGCTTGCAGTCGCCATCACAGATAAAAGTTTCTTCATTGTGTTGGACGATGTTTGGCAGCCTGCGGTCTGGACCAATTTACTGAGAACTCCATTACATGCTGCTGCAACAGGAGTAATTCTAGTGACCACTCGGCATGATACAGTTGCACATGCAATTGGCGTAGAAGATGTGCATCGAGTTGAATTGATGTCAGCAGATATAGGGTGGGAGCTGCTTTGGAAGAGTATGAACATTGATGAAGAAAGAGATGTGGAAAGCCTTCGGAATATAGGGGTAGAAATTGTCCATAAATGTGGCAGACTTCCCCTCGCAATCAAGGTTACTGCTAGTATTCTAGCAACTAAAGAGAAAAGTGAGAGAGAATGGAGAAAGGTTGCAAAAAGAAGTGCTTGGTCTAGGGGTAATCTTCCTACTGAGCTCAGAGGTGCCCTGTATTTGAGTTATGATGATCTACCACGGTATCTGAAGCAATGTTTCCTCTATGTAGCCTCATATCCAGAAGATTGCCGCATGAGTCGTGATGATCTTATCAGGTTCTGGGTAGCTGAAGGTTATGTGGAGGAGCATGAAGAACAACTTCAAGAAGATACAGCCGAAGAATATTACTATGAGTTGATACATAGGAACCTCCTACAACCAGACCATTTCTATGCAGACCGTAGTTGGTGCAAGATGCATGATCTTTTAAGGCAGCTTGCTCAACATATATCTGGAGAAGAAAGTTTTTGTGGAGATCCACAATCACTGGGGCCTACAACTTTGTCCAAGCTAAGACATGTTTCAGTCGTCACTAACAAGGATTATGTAGCACTGCCCAATATGGACAAAGTGATGATCAGAGCAAGGACACTGTTGATTTTTTCCATCAAGAGATCAAGTGTTGAGAATACAATTTTCAGGAGACTTTCATGCATTCGTGTTTTAGATCTGACTAATTCATCGATTCAAAGCATTCCAGATAGCATTGGAAGTTTGATCCATCTAAGACTGCTTGATATTAATGATACAAACACATCTTATCTTTCGGAGTCCATCGGTTCCCTCATGAACCTTCAGACACTGAACCTGGAAAGGTGCAAAGCTCTGCACAGTCTTCCTTTGGCGATCACTGAATTGTGCAATCTAAGGCGCCTTGGTCTGACTAGTACTCCAATAAATCAGGTTCCAAAAGGTATTGGCAGATTAGAGTTCCTCAATGATTTAGGAGGATTTCCTATTAGTGGTGGAAGTGACAATGGAAAAACACAAGATGGATGGAAGTTGGAAGAGTTGGAACATCTCTCACAGCTAAGGCAGCTTGCTATGATTAACTTGGAAAGAGCAACTCCTCGTACTAGACATTCATTGCTAGCAGACAAGAAATACCTCAAACGTTTGAGACTATATTGCAGAGTTACATATGAACCAGATACAGAAgatgttgaaaatattgagaaggtctTTGAGCAGCTAAGCCCTTCACACAACCTAGAATATCTAGTCATTGATGGATTCTTTGGCCGGCGGTATCCCACATGGCTTGGTACCACCCATGTGTCGTCACTTGTATACTTGACACTCAGAGATTGCAATTCATGTGTACATCTTCCATCAATCGGGCAGCTGCCCAGCTTGAGATATCTGAAAATTCATGGAGCAGCAGCAGTTACAAAGATTGGACCCGAATTTGTTAGCTGCAGGGGGGCTAATCCCACATCCACGGATGCAGTTGTTGCTTTCCCCAAGCTTGAAACATTGAGAATTCAGGATATGCCCAGCTGGGAGGAATGGTCCTTTGTTGAAGAAGGGGAAGAGGATGGATATGTTGAGATGCGAAAGGGGGGAGCCTTGTCTCCAAAGATGCAGATGCTGCCATGCTTAAAATTGCTGATACTTGAAGGCTGCCCCAAGCTGAGAGCTCTCCCGCAACAGCTTGGACAGGAGGCAACCAGCTTGAAATCCCTCTATTTAAAAGGAGCAAGCTGCTTGAAGGTTTTGGAGGACTTCCCGTTCCTCTCTGAGATGCTTGTGATCGCTGGATGCCAAGTCCTGGAGAGGGTTTCAAACCTTACTAAACTGAGAGAGCTCCGTGTGACAGGTTCTCCAAACTTGAACCTAAAGTTTGTTGAGGGATTGCGTTTGCAGCAGCTGTGGCTGGATGCACAACATCTCTACCCCGTTGGCGCCGGGGCTTCAAGAGCAGCAGAGGAAACTTAA
- the LOC123148154 gene encoding putative receptor protein kinase ZmPK1 translates to MGARSTSLLLLTSMIHLLSRASAREFLSPGSSLSTEDGSGMLHSPNGAFTCGFHNISPNASVFSVWFAGTAEKTVVWSANHLRPVYSRGSRAVLHADGSMVVEDYDGEPAWANNVSSSSKAEQARLLDTGNLVVSGQGDVILWQSFDSPTDTLLPNQSITAATKLVSAHRLLAPGRYSFHFDDAHLLSLFDDEQDISFIYWPKPDLAAWARQRNPFSTTTVGVLDSWGYFLGSDDLTFKSADWGPGVMRRLTLDYDGNLRLYSLENRKWSVTWIAFQTCFVHGQCGMNGICVYTPRPACACAPGHEVIDPSDRSKGCRPRFNLSCDGQEMKFVKLPSTDFIAYDQSKRSLVSFDTCKQICMDDCSCKGFSYWQGGGSCYPKSSLVGGVTSPGLPGSIYLKLPKTVQVSGSSIPQSQPFGPTYAPNCSAKNKYFTADFPDIPKSNQSGSKYLYFYGFLSAIFCVEVIFVALGCWFMVRLEGKQLTGVWPAEVGYEMITNHFRRYTYKELQRATRKFKCQIGRGASGLVYKGILKDKRAVAVKRLADINQGEEEFQHELSVIGKIYHMNLVRVWGFCSDGPHRILVLEYVENGSLDKTLFSGKASQILLGWNERFKIALGVAKGLAYLHHECLEWVIHCDLKPENILLDGNLEPKITDFGLAKLLNRGGSNKSVSRIHGTRGYIAPEWVSSLPITAKVDVYSFGVVLLELLKGARVSDWAPNADEEVEMVLRRVVRMLAENLMLEGSKQLWIDDFIDSRLNRQFNDLQARTMIKLAVSCVEEDSRKRPTMENAVQMLLSVDEASGIMQQYSTN, encoded by the coding sequence ATGGGCGCACGCTCCACCTCCCTGCTTCTACTGACTTCGATGATCCATCTGCTCTCGCGCGCCTCGGCCCGCGAGTTCCTCTCGCCAGGCTCCTCGCTCTCCACCGAGGACGGCTCCGGCATGCTCCATTCGCCAAACGGCGCCTTCACCTGCGGCTTCCACAACATCTCCCCAAACGCCTCCGTCTTCTCCGTCTGGTTCGCCGGCACGGCCGAGAAGACCGTCGTCTGGAGCGCAAACCATCTCCGCCCCGTCTACTCCCGGGGATCCCGGGCCGTGTTGCACGCTGACGGCAGCATGGTTGTGGAAGACTACGACGGCGAGCCCGCGTGGGCAAACAACGTCAGCTCCTCATCAAAGGCCGAGCAAGCCCGGCTGCTGGACACGGGCAACCTCGTCGTCAGCGGCCAAGGTGATGTCATTCTGTGGCAAAGCTTTGATTCTCCTACTGATACGCTGCTGCCCAATCAGAGCATCACTGCGGCTACGAAGTTGGTGTCCGCTCATAGGTTACTTGCTCCTGGGCGCTACAGTTTCCATTTCGACGACGCGCATTTGCTCTCGCTGTTTGATGATGAGCAGGACATCTCTTTTATCTACTGGCCAAAGCCTGATCTTGCTGCCTGGGCAAGGCAAAGAAACCCATTTAGTACCACCACCGTTGGGGTCCTTGATAGCTGGGGGTATTTCCTTGGGAGTGATGATTTGACTTTCAAGTCTGCTGACTGGGGTCCTGGGGTTATGAGGAGGCTAACATTGGATTATGATGGCAACCTCAGATTATACAGTCTAGAAAACCGGAAATGGTCGGTCACATGGATAGCATTTCAGACCTGCTTCGTACACGGTCAGTGTGGTATGAATGGAATATGTGTGTATACACCTAGGCCTGCTTGCGCATGCGCCCCTGGACACGAGGTCATCGACCCAAGTGACCGGAGCAAAGGCTGCCGGCCGAGGTTCAACCTCAGTTGTGATGGGCAGGAGATGAAATTTGTGAAGCTACCCTCCACTGACTTCATAGCTTATGATCAAAGTAAGCGCAGCTTAGTTTCCTTTGATACTTGCAAGCAGATATGCATGGATGACTGCAGTTGCAAAGGTTTCTCATACTGGCAAGGAGGTGGATCCTGCTACCCAAAGTCATCCCTTGTTGGCGGGGTAACCAGCCCAGGCTTACCTGGTTCTATCTATCTCAAGCTTCCAAAGACAGTACAGGTCTCAGGGTCCTCAATTCCTCAATCGCAGCCTTTTGGTCCCACATATGCTCCGAACTGTAGTGCAAAGAACAAATATTTCACTGCAGATTTTCCGGATATACCCAAGAGCAATCAGAGTGGATCAAAGTATTTGTACTTCTATGGGTTCTTATCAGCAATATTCTGTGTGGAGGTAATATTTGTGGCATTAGGATGCTGGTTTATGGTGAGATTGGAGGGCAAGCAGTTAACAGGAGTATGGCCAGCTGAGGTTGGCTATGAGATGATAACCAACCACTTCCGGAGATATACTTACAAGGAGTTGCAGAGAGCAACTCGGAAGTTCAAGTGTCAGATTGGGAGGGGCGCATCTGGTCTTGTGTACAAGGGGATCTTGAAAGACAAGAGGGCAGTAGCAGTGAAAAGGTTGGCAGACATAAACCAAGGCGAAGAAGAGTTCCAACATGAACTGAGTGTGATTGGAAAGATCTACCATATGAATCTGGTGAGGGTTTGGGGATTCTGTTCTGATGGTCCACACAGGATATTGGTTTTAGAGTACGTTGAAAATGGTTCTTTGGACAAAACGCTGTTTAGTGGAAAGGCCTCACAGATATTACTTGGATGGAATGAAAGATTTAAGATTGCTCTAGGGGTGGCAAAAGGATTGGCTTATCTTCATCATGAGTGCCTGGAATGGGTTATCCACTGCGACCTCAAGCCTGAGAACATACTGTTGGATGGGAACTTGGAGCCAAAGATCACCGACTTTGGCCTCGCAAAACTTCTGAATAGGGGTGGATCCAACAAAAGTGTATCGCGGATCCATGGAACTAGAGGTTATATAGCTCCTGAGTGGGTTTCTAGCCTCCCAATAACAGCAAAGGTTGATGTCTACAGCTTTGGAGTGGTTCTCCTAGAACTACTGAAGGGGGCTCGTGTTTCAGACTGGGCGCCAAATGCTGATGAAGAAGTGGAAATGGTCCTTCGAAGGGTCGTTAGGATGCTTGCAGAAAATCTGATGCTGGAGGGTAGCAAACAGTTATGGATCGATGACTTCATTGACTCCAGGTTAAACCGCCAGTTCAATGACCTGCAAGCAAGAACAATGATCAAGCTGGCTGTTTCATGCGTAGAGGAAGACAGTAGAAAAAGACCCACAATGGAAAATGCTGTGCAGATGCTCCTTTCAGTTGATGAAGCCAGTGGCATAATGCAGCAGTATTCTACCAACTGA
- the LOC123154322 gene encoding GDSL esterase/lipase At5g55050: protein MARWPAAAACALGAALLGMLAVSASGQSPVAAADGEGGNSRFTCTDTEKKRPGCTGTCPDRCPRSCVALCPSCQTYCPDQVQPVRPALFVFGDGSLDVGNNNYIEPNEVGDPWRANHSYYGIDFPKSEPTGRFSNGFNMADFIAKAMGFKMSPPAYMSLNSPAKLDAGFAGVNYASATAGIWRDSDDGLNIPLMDQVKYFTAMIEKMEANRSRQELSKMLSNSLFLISVGASDLYYIYNIMTRSEPDNKTDVPHLLSSYGDNITALYNLGARKFAIINVPTLCTPVVSHTCDDLMTSLPKDFNDGIKPLMASLASNLDGLRYSIADFYAFSDVVSANPSAYGFVNTGASCCEGPCATNYRPPCANRMEYWYWDQENPTEQAAKLATTTFFNGTTQFTAPVNFETLINQK, encoded by the exons ATGGCGCGGTGGCCGGCTGCCGCGGCGTGCGCACTCGGGGCGGCGCTCCTGGGCATGCTGGCGGTCTCGGCCTCCGGGCAGTCGCCGGTGGCCGCCGCGGACGGGGAAGGCGGCAACAGCAGGTTCACGTGCACGGACACGGAGAAGAAGCGGCCCGGGTGCACGGGCACCTGCCCCGACCGGTGCCCCCGGAGCTGCGTCGCTCTCTGCCCCTCCTGCCAGACATATTGCC CTGACCAAGTGCAGCCGGTGCGGCCGGCGTTGTTTGTGTTCGGAGACGGGTCTCTGGACGTCGGTAACAACAACTACATAGAGCCCAACGAGGTGGGAGACCCTTGGAGGGCCAATCACTCTTACTACGGCATAGACTTCCCCAAGTCCGAGCCCACCGGAAGGTTCAGCAACGGGTTCAACATGGCTGACTTCATCG CAAAGGCTATGGGATTCAAGATGAGCCCTCCTGCTTATATGTCTCTTAATAGTCCTGCAAAACTTGATGCCGGTTTCGCTGGAGTCAACTATGCTTCCGCGACCGCTGGGATCTGGAGGGACAGC GATGACGGACTGAACATTCCATTGATGGACCAAGTAAAGTACTTCACGGCCATGATAGAGAAGATGGAGGCCAACCGTAGCCGGCAAGAGTTGAGCAAGATGTTGTCAAACTCCCTCTTTCTCATCAGCGTCGGTGCTAGTGATCTATACTATATCTACAACATCATGACCAGATCGGAGCCAGATAACAAAACTGATGTCCCACACCTCTTATCCTCCTACGGGGACAACATTACGGCCTTGTACAACTTGGGCGCGAGGAAGTTCGCGATAATCAATGTCCCGACCTTGTGCACGCCGGTGGTGAGCCATACCTGCGACGACCTAATGACCAGTCTTCCCAAGGACTTCAACGACGGCATCAAGCCACTCATGGCCAGCCTCGcctccaaccttgatggcctccgCTACTCCATCGCTGACTTCTACGCCTTCTCAGATGTAGTCAGCGCAAATCCGTCGGCATATG GATTTGTGAACACCGGGGCCTCATGCTGCGAAGGCCCATGTGCAACTAACTATAGGCCACCATGTGCCAACCGCATGGAGTATTGGTATTGGGACCAGGAGAACCCGACGGAGCAGGCTGCTAAGCTGGCCACAACAACATTTTTCAATGGCACAACGCAATTCACAGCACCGGTGAACTTCGAGACGCTGATCAATCAAAAGTGA